The Solanum lycopersicum chromosome 2, SLM_r2.1 DNA window TATGTTCTCTGAGACAATTGCTAATTGCACAGGGCTAGTGACAACTGGAAAGCTCTTAAGGAGCTGGAGAAAGCAGCCAAGGTGTATTGGAGTGCCAAAGAGCGCTTGCCTCCTCGGGTTTGTGAAACATAATCACTTCTCCTTACATTGTGCATTAGTAAACCCTCTTATCTTACATTTCCCCTAATTACTTGGTGTAGACTGTGAAGATTGACATTAATATTGAGAGGGATCTAGCCTATGCGCTTAAAGTCAAAGAAAGTCCACAGATATTGTTCTTACGAGGAAACAGGATACTATACAGGGAAAAAGGTACTCTTTATATATCCCCTCACTAGTTTGATAAAGTAATTGTAATCTTTTCAGCTAAATTCATTGTTATGTTGAATGATTGTTTACTTTGCAACTCCGGATAAATTTGTGCAGAAATTCGTACAGCTGATGACTTGGTTCAAATGATAGCATATTTTTACTACAATGCGAAAAAACCTTCATGCATTGATGATGCAGCTTTATCTCAACAGTCTTAGTCAACGGAGGTACTGATGCTGACTTGTCTAGGCTTTCATTGAAGCTCATAGATTAATGtcactaaaaatatttgaacttctAGCACGTCGCAGATTAAGAAAGAGGCAGTGGAGCATGGATCTATCCCTGTATAACTGGAACCAATTGTGGTCGTTTTGTCACTGGAAAACAATTGACCAATTGAGGGCAGAACCTTAGAAGAATGACTGGTTGAAACGAGATCATGGTACTGCTCGCTTGATGCTTGCAGGTGCTGATGTAATTAGCAAGTGgaaggttgaagaaaaaggTTATATCCTATAATGTGCTTAAATTAGTGCCACATTTATTACTATATAGAAGAGGATAGTTGGAAAGAGAACACTCAGTTGCATGATCTTACTTTAGTTCTATTTGCTTGTTTACATATCATACTAGCCCTAGATGTCTATAAATTACTTTCTGTATTTAATTAGAAAAGTTCATGCATCTTCTGTTACTTGTATCTTGACCTTGCTGGCTATAACTAAATTAGAGTTATTGTTTTCGGGGGAGACGTATGTCACGCTAGGTACGGAACTTTTTTCCATTAATACTAACCTAGATAGATATGAATGGATAATGTATATACCTTGCTTTATTCCATCTTAAGATAAGAAATTAAAGTTAAGATCAGATAAACAAGACACTGTATGTCCATTGGATGGGTTAACTGTGTGTGCTTTTATCTGTTTTAGGTTATATTCAGACACTAAAGTGCTTTCCTTTGAAAAGTTTTGGATACCACATTATCAGGAATATGCCCTGATTAAACATATGTTAAATCACTCAACATCAAACCTAACTAGGACCATTTGTAGATAATACAGTTTAACAAAACCTGAACTCTGAATAGACTCAACTAACAAACTTTCACCTAATTGACCTCTTAAATATGCGGTGATCTTGTTTATCTACTTAATTCTTGGTGGGTGAAGTCTGACGATATTGTGGTGGGAGGTGACAGATATTTGATGATACTctctcaattttaatttgttttgttttttctactTTCTTTCATAGTCCATTTCAACATATGTTTAATTTCGATGGCATATTTAAGGCTACAAGGTTAAAAGTTATTTTCGTATATTCTTCACATGTGTAATTTAAGACCGCAAGATTTAAAAAgcttctttactttcttaaattttatcttgTAGGATCTGCACAGCTTCCCTTGTTAGTTGTTATGTTTTCTTATCCTTTGTACTTGAATTTGCTACCCTTGATTCGAGGgtcttttaaaaacatttttaccTCCACGTGATAGTAATAAAATTTGTACAAGTTTTATTCTCTTCAAACCTCATTTGTGAGATTTACtgagtatattattattattttaccttgTTAAATTAAAAGAGATGAAGTATAACGAAGGAGTTGGCTAGAACACCAATCTAGAAAAAGTTCCACGCCCTTCCGAAGAACCTATTGTATGGTGGGACAAATAAAACCATTTAATtgatcaataattttataagtaacATTTATTAAGTTGTGATGATAGGAATATACTGTAAAACGATCCAGACATTTGGCAAATATGAGAGGTTGTCACGAAGGCTTTAATTTTGTCATAACGgaaaatttacaatttaaaaGAGGTCCCATTTACCAACCTATGTCAttctcaattttcttaattCCAACATCCATTCACTTATTTATTCTTGTCGTTTGCTTTTATGATTATCACAGCTATCGAAAATAGGCGTATATACCCTTTTATATAGTTGGAAATTATTGCATGCTaagtattaataatttattaagtgagaatgaaaATAGCATCTTATATCAAGGATCgaaaaagataaaatggattgagattagaaaaagtaaaaattttatcagtaatattttatactattaattaATCAAGTTAATTAACTTGGAACGTATATACTATAAATCTCTCATCGCAGGATCACGAAATTCACGTGGTAAAAGAAACATTCAACTCTTTATATTGACGTGTTTTTATGTTATTGGATTTTAATGCtttctataaaaaatttaatttgcaTATTTAAGTGAGTTGACTTGTAACAGTTCCACTTCCACCGCTAGGGGTAAATCagtaaatgaatataattttcataacGGTTACACTTTCTCGTGACTACAGACCGATATATTAATCAGGGGACCGTTAAGATAGCACCCTACTAAATTTTACTTCCAAAAATACCCCTTTTCATTAAACTGcgattttttgaaattttgttaaCCAATGAAAAGatattgagtttatttttaggAATAACTTATAAGAttcaatttccttttttaaGAGAAAAAGTGACCGACAAATCTTTTTGGATTAATTTAGCTTGAGAGTCCCAAACGGCAAATATCAGACTTGTCACTATCTAGCAAATTactatatgttttttttcctaattattattttcacctACCCATTTTGAGATAATGTATTACGATTATTCAAGATATGATGTGAGTtaatatattactattattgatgTCATTTTCAAGGAGAATAATGTCATTTTACATAGTGATGCATGTCACAAGCTGAGCTCTTCAACCTCACAAGTGTACACCTTTTACTTGACCTAAACCTCATAAACCCTCTCTTACCTCCACACACACACTCTTCTATATCTGTAGATAGATAGATACGTATAGAAAGagaatctagagagagaaaacaGAAACCCATTTCCCAGAAAGAACACAAAAATAGAAATGGCAACTTCAACCCAGTTCCCGGACGATTTTCGGTGCCCGATTTCCCTTGAAATTATGTCCGACCCGGTTATTCTGTCGTCGGGTCACACCTTCGACCGCTCTTCAATCCAACGGTGGGTAGACTCCGGCCACCGGACTTGCCCGATTACCAAGCTACCCATTTCCGACCCGGTTTCTCTCATCCCTAATCATGCCCTTCGGAGTCTCATTTCCAATTATACCCTCGTCTCTTTCCCCAAACCACTCACATACCCTGAACCGCAGTCCCTTATTCAAACCCttattgcttcttcttcttctaatttggATTCTAAGCTCCACTCGCTTGACCAACTCAGTAAGCTTTCCAAGCGTGATTTGGCGATCCGAAGGAAACTCACCGAGTCGGGCGCTGTATCTGCTCTTCTCAATTGCGTTAACTCGGATGATGACTCGGGTGGTTTGCAGGAGAAAGCGCTTCATTTGTTGTTGAATTTGAGCTTGGATGATGATAACAAAGTGGGGTTGGTGGCAGAAGGGGTTGTGGGGAAAGTGGTCTCCTCTTTACGAAGAGGTGCTGGAGACTCGAGGGCGGTGGCGGCCACGGTTTTGACGAGTTTAGCGGTGGTGGAAGTGAATAAGGCAACCATTGGGGCATACCCAGATGCAATTCCAGGGTTAATTTCGCTGCTTTGGGGTGGCAGCGGTAGAGAGAGAAAGGAAGCTGCTACTGCTCTCTACACGCTGTGCTCTTTCCCGGATAATCGGGTTCGGGCCGTGCAGAACCAGGCTGTTCCAGTACTAATTAAGAATGCTAATTTAGGCCTAGAAAGATCAGTTGAGGTATTGGGATTATTAGCAAAATGTAAAGAGGGTCGTTATGAAATGTTTAAATACTGTGGGTTGTtggatattttgataaaattcttgaaaaatGGGTCTTCAAGAGCTGTGCAATATGGTCTTTTGACTATCAGCTTGCTGTGTAGTTACAGTGAAAGGATGCGTGTGTTGGCTGTAAGAGAAGGGGTGTTTGAGATTTCTGTTGGGTTATTACAAGATGATAATGAGAAAGTGAGAAGAAATGCTAATAGCTTGATTCAGGTTTTACAAGGGCAAACATTAAGTCTTTGAGATATGAATTTGGAAAGTGTTGATTTTGAATGGATTATTGGAAGCTTTGGagggtgaagaagaagaaggtgaGTTTTTAGGCTTcctcataattatttttgttgaatagtTTTTCTTTGTACAAAAAGATTAGAATTTTAGGGCAAAAAATGTGCATCTCTCTTTTTCTCTATCAAaatctcttttgtttttttggttttatattATCAACATAAGAATAAGAATGAAAAGACAAACATCAATGGTTCTTTCACTGTCTCATCATGAGTTCTGTTTgatgtaaaattaaaaatccaATCTTTCCTTACAGTAGTAGTAAAAGAATGATCAATGAGAGCCTATGTATAAAGAGTAAGCAAATACAATAGTGTCCAAGATATAATCTACAAAGTAATTAGGCATGATACTAAGAAAGGGTGATGAGTAATGAAAGATTTGTGATCCACATTGGTATTCTTGCTTAAAGATTTCATTTTGTGCATGGAAGGAGGAAGTACATGATTGGTTTTTAGAGTTTCCACATTACATATCAAGACTGAGACTATTGCTACTTCATCAATTTTCACCTGTAATTTGCGCCAAACACAACACTTTGTTCTCCTAATTGTTCTCCTAATTCAGAATTTTGGGTTTATGAGTTCGAGATTCCAGATAAACCGGCTCATTGGCTTTGCACAAACATCAACATGTGTGCAAAAGTTGTGTGAGTTGTCAAAtgtagttagttagttagagCAATGTAAACTAATTTTCACATGTTTTGTGTGCTGTTGGTATGTAATTTGGGGAACTGGATATTTGACAACTCCAGACGTAAGTTTTTAGCTTTGCAgaataaaaaagagagaaacgatAAATGGACACACAGTTGAATGGGACCAAATAGTATTTTCAATTTGGATTACATTCATTATAAGAATGAATGAACCTTCCATTCATACCTATCcttgttaaatttttaatttactattaggGAAGAATCTTATATCGAGGTttgaatataaaacaaattaaagttaGAAAATCTTAGGTGACCATACCCCCCCGCACGCTTAGCATTTAGATTCCTCTACCTCTagtgaattaaattaaatacacCACAATTTCAACGCTCTATTTTGGTCGCAACCAAACAAGCCACAATGTCAtcacattaaattaaattaataaatgtcgtgtatatattttctatgtaaaattttacttcttttttttctcattcaCATTATGAagcttttgttctttctttttttcttgtggACATATAATTCAATTCAACGACAGTTACATGTAAGATTCATTTCTGGTCCTTCCTAAGAAGGTGCCAAATCCTATATGGCTTTTTGCTTCATTTCTCTCGTCAGTCGTCAACGTCATTTAATTACACAATTTTCCCTTCAAATTGGTtgatcattaattttattttttaaaaagaattgatCATTAATGTTGCCCCTTCAAAAAGTCAAACTTAAAACCCGGGGACATTAAGTATTTTAAGAGCATCACACATAATTTGTGATATATGTTATGATACGAAAATACAATTCATGTATATGAAAAAGTTACTAGT harbors:
- the LOC101243851 gene encoding U-box domain-containing protein 8, producing MATSTQFPDDFRCPISLEIMSDPVILSSGHTFDRSSIQRWVDSGHRTCPITKLPISDPVSLIPNHALRSLISNYTLVSFPKPLTYPEPQSLIQTLIASSSSNLDSKLHSLDQLSKLSKRDLAIRRKLTESGAVSALLNCVNSDDDSGGLQEKALHLLLNLSLDDDNKVGLVAEGVVGKVVSSLRRGAGDSRAVAATVLTSLAVVEVNKATIGAYPDAIPGLISLLWGGSGRERKEAATALYTLCSFPDNRVRAVQNQAVPVLIKNANLGLERSVEVLGLLAKCKEGRYEMFKYCGLLDILIKFLKNGSSRAVQYGLLTISLLCSYSERMRVLAVREGVFEISVGLLQDDNEKVRRNANSLIQVLQGQTLSL